The Terriglobus tenax genome contains a region encoding:
- a CDS encoding FmdB family zinc ribbon protein — translation MPLYEYECQQCHRHLEKIQKFSDEPLTVCPHCGGRLEKTITAPAVQFKGGGWYADLYSSAKKGGGAAKSESSSSSSSDSSSSSSTPAPAASTSTDKK, via the coding sequence ATGCCGCTTTACGAATACGAGTGCCAGCAATGCCACCGGCACCTGGAGAAGATTCAGAAGTTCTCTGACGAGCCGCTGACCGTGTGTCCACACTGCGGCGGCCGTCTGGAAAAGACCATCACCGCACCCGCAGTGCAGTTCAAGGGCGGCGGCTGGTACGCGGATCTTTACTCCTCGGCCAAGAAAGGCGGCGGAGCGGCAAAGAGCGAGTCATCGAGTTCCAGTTCTTCGGACTCATCCTCCTCTTCCAGCACACCGGCTCCAGCCGCAAGTACTTCCACGGACAAGAAATAA
- the serA gene encoding phosphoglycerate dehydrogenase: MKIVLAEKVSPATLAVFQQEPDWQIVTPDQIKNGLAAELADADALIVRSAVQADATLLESAPKLRIIGRAGVGVDNIDTDAATHRGIVVMNTPGANAIAVAELTIGLMITMARFIPRATATMHAGKWDKKNLQGQELRGKTLGIIGLGRIGQEVAKRARSFGMDLIGYDPFVAPVIARENGVGLAPLDEVLRKADYLTLHVGLTPQTEGLINATSLATMKKTVRIVNCARGELINDAALAEAIKAGNIGGAALDVFAQEPLKESPYHGLENVILSPHIGGSTDEAQEAIGIQLAHQVRDYLKLGVVQNAVNVPSLTHEEYQQVAPYVEMSERLGTFLSHATPGNLENIQINYAGRIASGKTELIRNASICGVLADSENVNRINAASVAQERGIRLMEEKKEFASGGAGSVLKLTLHSASGDSSASATVLHGNSPRLLSYDGIDIEAPLTGTLVVIRNQDVPGVIGRIGTILGEHKINIANFALGRNVRSQNVPQGQALAVVQIDVPTAKAANDVIAALRKVEAIVSVRLVELGKI, from the coding sequence ATGAAGATTGTCCTTGCTGAAAAAGTCTCGCCTGCAACCCTTGCTGTCTTTCAACAGGAACCGGACTGGCAGATCGTCACGCCGGACCAGATCAAGAACGGGCTGGCTGCAGAGCTGGCCGACGCTGACGCGCTGATTGTCCGTAGCGCCGTTCAGGCAGATGCCACGCTGCTGGAGTCCGCTCCGAAGCTGCGCATCATTGGCCGCGCCGGAGTAGGCGTGGATAACATTGACACCGATGCTGCCACTCACCGCGGCATTGTGGTCATGAATACCCCCGGAGCCAACGCCATCGCCGTGGCCGAGCTGACCATCGGCCTGATGATCACCATGGCGCGCTTCATTCCCCGCGCCACCGCGACCATGCACGCCGGCAAGTGGGACAAGAAGAACCTGCAGGGCCAGGAACTGCGCGGCAAGACGCTGGGCATCATCGGCCTGGGCCGCATTGGACAGGAAGTGGCTAAGCGCGCCCGTTCCTTCGGCATGGACCTGATCGGCTACGACCCGTTCGTCGCCCCGGTGATCGCTCGCGAAAACGGCGTTGGCCTGGCTCCTCTGGACGAGGTTCTGCGCAAGGCCGACTACCTGACGCTGCACGTCGGCCTGACGCCGCAGACCGAAGGCCTGATCAACGCCACTTCGCTGGCCACCATGAAGAAGACCGTGCGCATTGTGAACTGCGCCCGCGGCGAGCTGATCAACGATGCAGCCCTGGCCGAGGCCATCAAGGCCGGTAACATTGGCGGAGCAGCTCTGGACGTCTTCGCGCAGGAGCCGCTGAAGGAGTCTCCATACCACGGACTGGAGAACGTCATCCTTTCGCCACATATCGGCGGATCGACCGACGAAGCGCAGGAGGCCATCGGCATCCAGCTGGCGCACCAGGTACGCGATTATCTGAAGCTGGGCGTCGTGCAGAACGCCGTCAACGTCCCCTCGCTCACGCATGAGGAGTACCAGCAGGTCGCTCCCTATGTGGAGATGTCCGAGCGCCTGGGCACCTTCCTGTCGCACGCCACGCCGGGCAACCTGGAAAACATCCAGATCAACTACGCCGGCCGTATCGCCAGCGGAAAGACGGAACTGATCCGCAACGCCTCCATCTGCGGCGTTCTGGCCGACAGCGAAAACGTGAACCGCATCAACGCGGCCTCCGTTGCGCAGGAGCGCGGCATCCGTCTGATGGAGGAGAAGAAGGAGTTCGCCTCCGGCGGCGCAGGATCGGTGCTGAAACTGACGCTGCACTCGGCTTCGGGTGACTCGTCGGCCTCGGCCACGGTGCTGCACGGCAACTCGCCGCGCCTGCTGAGCTACGACGGCATCGACATCGAGGCTCCGCTGACCGGCACGCTGGTCGTCATCCGCAACCAGGACGTACCGGGCGTCATCGGACGCATCGGAACCATCCTGGGCGAACACAAGATCAACATCGCCAACTTCGCTCTGGGCCGCAACGTACGTTCGCAGAACGTACCGCAGGGCCAGGCGCTGGCCGTGGTGCAGATCGACGTGCCGACCGCCAAGGCAGCCAACGATGTCATCGCCGCTCTGCGCAAGGTGGAAGCGATTGTCAGCGTCCGCCTGGTGGAACTGGGTAAAATCTAA
- a CDS encoding fused MFS/spermidine synthase, with the protein MVFQLLLLFGYSYAHWLTRFRAQQTVQLGLLGVAVLLAFVSTTPSSPTAFQRPVLTIFLSLATSIGLPFLLLSATSPLLQVWLAQTEGAGVRYRLFALSNVGSLLALFAYPVLIEPYMTIHAQRMAWAVGFVVYAALCGLLVPRGVQTVQDQPSSHPANQPSRSNRLLWFLLPFAASMQLAAVTAHLSQNIAPIPLLWILPLAAYLLSFIAAFELGRFYNRGLVIRFLVVFLAALAYTLTQEGVTFPIWLSISFFLIELFLACYFCHAELYTHRPEDPRQSTVFYLMLSAGGAAGTFFIGIVSPLVFSANYDLSISFFVTATVAVFALWNLGWAQRALWATASVLLLFLIGKEYQAFNLASMAQIRNFYGPLRVTQGAFPPASTLRTLYNGTIKHGTQIFTPDHARVPVSYYAPESGIGLAMRYCCEGRPKSVGIIGLGAGSLAVYSQPGDRFRFYEINPAVEPVARNLFTYFRDAPVAIPVIAGDARISLEHEAPNNFDILVIDAFSGDAIPLHLITTQALALYQKHMAPGGIIAFHVSNQFIHLAPEVKALSQTAGLDAVLINSPNDESKGYYSSTWVLLTRRKDFQQQTDVVIARSSFPEMKAKAWTDDYSSILPLMNWGKR; encoded by the coding sequence GTGGTTTTCCAGCTTCTTCTGCTGTTTGGCTATAGCTATGCCCACTGGCTGACCCGCTTCCGTGCACAACAAACAGTGCAATTGGGTCTGCTGGGAGTCGCCGTGCTGCTGGCCTTTGTCTCCACCACGCCCAGTTCTCCTACCGCTTTCCAGCGGCCCGTTTTGACCATCTTCCTGTCGCTTGCAACCAGCATCGGTCTGCCGTTTCTGTTGCTTTCGGCGACAAGCCCCCTGCTACAGGTGTGGCTGGCGCAGACGGAAGGGGCTGGTGTGCGCTACCGGCTGTTTGCGTTGTCGAATGTGGGCAGCCTGCTGGCGCTGTTCGCATACCCGGTGCTGATTGAGCCGTATATGACCATCCACGCGCAGCGCATGGCGTGGGCCGTTGGATTCGTTGTCTACGCTGCTCTTTGTGGGTTGTTGGTCCCGCGCGGTGTCCAAACCGTTCAGGACCAGCCATCCAGCCATCCAGCCAACCAGCCGTCCCGGAGCAACCGGCTCCTCTGGTTCCTTCTGCCGTTTGCGGCGTCCATGCAGCTTGCGGCGGTCACGGCGCACCTGTCGCAGAACATCGCTCCCATTCCGCTGCTCTGGATTCTGCCGCTGGCGGCGTACCTGCTCAGCTTTATCGCGGCCTTTGAGCTGGGGCGGTTCTACAACCGTGGGCTGGTGATCCGTTTTCTGGTGGTGTTTCTGGCGGCGCTGGCCTACACCCTGACGCAGGAGGGTGTGACCTTCCCTATCTGGCTGAGCATCAGCTTCTTCCTGATTGAGCTCTTCCTGGCCTGCTACTTCTGCCATGCGGAGCTGTATACGCATCGTCCGGAAGATCCGCGCCAGTCGACGGTCTTCTATCTCATGCTGTCGGCTGGCGGAGCGGCGGGGACCTTCTTCATCGGTATCGTCAGCCCTCTGGTGTTTTCCGCGAACTATGACCTTTCAATCTCGTTTTTTGTCACAGCGACGGTCGCCGTCTTCGCCTTGTGGAACCTTGGATGGGCGCAAAGGGCATTATGGGCTACGGCTTCCGTGTTGCTGCTGTTTCTCATCGGCAAGGAATACCAGGCATTCAACCTGGCCAGCATGGCGCAGATAAGGAACTTCTATGGTCCGCTGCGTGTGACGCAGGGAGCGTTTCCTCCGGCCAGCACACTGCGCACGCTCTATAACGGCACCATCAAGCACGGTACGCAGATCTTTACGCCGGACCATGCACGCGTACCGGTCAGCTACTATGCGCCGGAATCGGGCATCGGGCTGGCCATGCGCTATTGCTGTGAAGGACGGCCGAAGTCAGTGGGTATTATCGGCCTGGGAGCAGGCTCGCTGGCGGTGTATTCGCAGCCCGGAGATCGTTTCCGCTTCTACGAGATCAACCCGGCAGTCGAGCCCGTCGCGCGCAACCTGTTTACCTACTTCCGCGATGCTCCGGTGGCGATTCCCGTTATCGCGGGTGATGCGCGTATCTCGCTGGAGCATGAGGCGCCGAACAACTTCGACATCCTGGTGATCGACGCCTTCTCCGGCGACGCCATCCCGCTGCACCTGATCACCACGCAGGCACTGGCGCTTTACCAGAAGCACATGGCTCCCGGCGGCATCATCGCCTTCCATGTCTCCAACCAATTTATTCACCTTGCGCCGGAGGTCAAAGCACTGTCCCAGACCGCGGGGCTGGATGCGGTGCTGATCAACAGCCCGAACGATGAGAGCAAGGGCTACTACAGCTCCACCTGGGTGCTGCTGACCAGGCGCAAGGACTTCCAGCAGCAGACGGACGTGGTCATAGCCCGCTCCAGCTTTCCGGAGATGAAGGCAAAGGCGTGGACGGATGATTATTCGAGCATCCTCCCGCTGATGAACTGGGGAAAGCGGTGA
- a CDS encoding DUF7544 domain-containing protein, translating into MQMLSAAEAVGPAWERTKEVLFEHRSWRLYFKLSAVATLAALGNGFNFNLNVPARTLNNSGNAGHAAAAMIAAAAAAFFLIFLIALAIFLVLFYAGSRMQFVLIDVVARRETVIRPLWDRYGAPTWKWIGVKVALFLAMLAVVAALMAPFLFAIFRQAKKGPQSQMSAGAALSLFGAIALLFVVIVAFFAILYLLRDFVLPVMALENAPLGEGVRRLRLMLRHEPGQMLLYLFLRFILGIMLGIAAIIVLILGMAIVGVPVVGGCWALWHTIAAHGSAGAKILVVAACIVGGLVTLGWTVFVYICSAGFVTTFFQAYALYFFAGRYPLLGEVLEPSGQSWWNLPPSEPFNPPSTAPEP; encoded by the coding sequence ATGCAGATGTTATCCGCCGCCGAAGCAGTTGGTCCTGCCTGGGAACGCACGAAAGAGGTTCTTTTCGAGCATCGAAGCTGGCGGCTGTACTTCAAGCTGTCAGCGGTGGCCACGCTGGCCGCGCTGGGCAACGGCTTTAACTTCAACCTGAACGTTCCGGCGCGCACTCTCAACAACTCCGGCAACGCCGGGCATGCGGCTGCGGCTATGATCGCTGCCGCTGCCGCCGCCTTCTTCCTTATCTTCCTGATCGCGCTGGCTATCTTCCTTGTGCTGTTCTATGCGGGCAGCCGCATGCAGTTTGTGCTGATTGACGTGGTGGCGCGGCGTGAGACAGTCATCCGTCCGCTGTGGGACCGCTATGGCGCACCCACATGGAAGTGGATCGGGGTTAAGGTCGCGTTGTTTCTCGCAATGCTGGCCGTAGTGGCTGCACTCATGGCTCCCTTCCTGTTTGCCATCTTTCGTCAGGCGAAAAAAGGGCCGCAGTCGCAGATGTCAGCCGGTGCGGCGCTGTCGCTCTTTGGGGCCATTGCGTTGCTTTTCGTTGTGATTGTGGCCTTCTTCGCCATTCTCTATCTGCTGCGTGACTTTGTGCTGCCGGTCATGGCGCTGGAGAATGCTCCCTTAGGCGAAGGTGTGCGCCGCCTGCGGCTGATGCTGCGGCATGAGCCGGGTCAGATGTTGCTCTACCTCTTCCTGCGCTTCATCCTGGGCATCATGCTCGGCATTGCGGCGATCATCGTGCTGATTCTCGGCATGGCTATTGTTGGCGTGCCGGTAGTGGGCGGCTGCTGGGCGCTGTGGCACACCATTGCCGCCCACGGCTCGGCGGGGGCAAAGATCCTGGTTGTGGCCGCGTGCATCGTCGGGGGCCTGGTAACGCTGGGCTGGACGGTGTTTGTCTACATCTGTTCGGCGGGGTTCGTGACGACCTTCTTTCAGGCCTACGCCCTGTACTTCTTTGCTGGTCGTTATCCGCTGCTGGGAGAGGTGCTGGAGCCCAGCGGGCAAAGCTGGTGGAATCTGCCACCGTCGGAGCCCTTCAACCCGCCCTCGACTGCTCCGGAGCCGTAG
- the bcp gene encoding thioredoxin-dependent thiol peroxidase produces MPPQAGDIIEDFTLDDQDGKPVTLSSFDPKPVVLFFYPKADTPGCTIEACGFRDAIDKLKKAGVIVLGISRDTVKAQKKFADKYDLNYPLLADPEKTVCDYFGVIKPKTMYGKLVTGIERTTYLIGPGRKLLHVFPKVKPEGHAEEVLAYVKAAK; encoded by the coding sequence ATGCCACCACAAGCAGGCGACATTATCGAAGATTTCACTCTCGACGATCAGGACGGCAAGCCGGTTACCCTTTCCAGCTTTGATCCGAAACCTGTCGTTTTGTTCTTTTACCCCAAGGCGGACACGCCTGGCTGCACCATCGAGGCCTGCGGCTTCCGCGATGCCATCGACAAGCTGAAGAAGGCGGGCGTCATCGTGCTGGGCATCTCGCGCGACACCGTGAAGGCGCAGAAGAAGTTCGCTGACAAGTATGACCTGAACTACCCGCTGCTGGCCGATCCGGAAAAAACGGTCTGCGACTACTTCGGTGTCATCAAGCCAAAGACCATGTATGGCAAGCTGGTGACAGGCATTGAACGGACCACCTACCTGATCGGGCCGGGGCGTAAGCTGCTGCACGTCTTCCCGAAGGTGAAACCCGAAGGCCATGCCGAAGAAGTGCTGGCTTACGTGAAGGCCGCCAAATAA